From the genome of Ammoniphilus sp. CFH 90114, one region includes:
- a CDS encoding DNA-3-methyladenine glycosylase I translates to MQEKKRCGWVTTDPLYIKYHDEEWGVPVRDSQKLFEMLCLEGAQAGLSWITVLKKRENYRTAFDNFDPQRIAQYDEQKINILLSNEGIIRHRGKIEAFITNAKCYLEMTHKGEDFSTFLWSFIGGNPVINDWTENQKSPSKTEVSDAMSKALKKKGFKFVGSTICYAFMQATGMVDDHDGSCYKRS, encoded by the coding sequence ATGCAAGAAAAGAAAAGATGTGGTTGGGTAACAACCGATCCCCTCTATATAAAGTACCATGATGAAGAATGGGGTGTCCCTGTGAGGGACAGTCAGAAGCTCTTTGAGATGCTGTGCTTAGAAGGAGCACAAGCCGGGTTGTCTTGGATAACGGTTTTGAAGAAGAGAGAAAATTATCGAACAGCCTTTGACAACTTTGATCCTCAAAGAATAGCCCAATATGATGAGCAAAAAATTAATATATTATTATCAAACGAAGGGATTATTCGACATCGCGGCAAGATTGAAGCCTTTATCACGAATGCAAAATGTTATCTGGAAATGACCCATAAAGGTGAAGATTTTTCCACCTTTCTCTGGTCTTTTATTGGAGGGAATCCTGTCATCAACGATTGGACAGAGAATCAAAAATCCCCCAGTAAAACCGAGGTTTCCGATGCGATGAGTAAAGCATTGAAAAAGAAAGGGTTCAAATTCGTAGGAAGCACGATCTGTTATGCGTTTATGCAAGCCACAGGTATGGTAGACGATCATGACGGCTCATGTTATAAACGAAGCTAA
- a CDS encoding aminoimidazole riboside kinase, whose translation MSGVICLGEALIDFIPLDEHHLIYQKSPGGAPANVAVGISKLGGKAFFLGKLGQDVLGKFLLDTLEAQGVDVSYVSWEEHVRTGIVFVTLDPGGERSFSFYIDPSADRYLGIKDLQSEWFENNHILHFGSISLISEPSRSATVHAIQLAKQNGMLISYDPNLRLSLWKTPEEAKTTILSTIGQADILKISEEELVFLTGEQSIENGLSSLAQYDIPLIFITMGGEGCVFQFKGQTRRIPAISVSVVDTTGAGDAFVSGILYNINASRKTITTLTVDEVGEFTKFAAVSGGLAASTKGAMTALPTLPEVRKRLENEA comes from the coding sequence TTGAGTGGTGTCATTTGTTTAGGTGAAGCATTAATTGATTTTATTCCACTTGATGAACATCATTTAATTTATCAGAAGAGTCCTGGAGGGGCGCCTGCTAATGTGGCCGTTGGGATATCGAAGTTAGGTGGGAAAGCTTTTTTCTTAGGCAAGCTCGGACAAGACGTCCTTGGAAAATTTCTGTTGGATACCCTTGAAGCTCAAGGGGTTGATGTAAGTTATGTATCGTGGGAAGAACATGTCCGTACAGGTATCGTATTCGTTACGTTAGACCCTGGTGGTGAGAGAAGTTTTAGTTTTTATATTGATCCAAGTGCAGATCGATATCTTGGTATAAAAGATTTGCAATCTGAATGGTTTGAAAACAATCACATCCTCCATTTTGGTTCGATATCCTTGATTAGTGAGCCATCTAGAAGTGCAACCGTGCATGCCATTCAATTAGCTAAACAGAATGGAATGTTAATCTCCTACGATCCTAATCTTCGCTTGAGTCTTTGGAAGACACCAGAAGAGGCAAAAACAACGATCCTTTCCACTATCGGGCAAGCTGATATTCTCAAAATATCAGAAGAAGAACTGGTATTCTTGACAGGGGAGCAGAGTATAGAGAATGGTTTGTCCTCGTTGGCTCAATATGATATCCCGCTTATCTTTATCACAATGGGTGGGGAAGGTTGTGTTTTCCAGTTTAAGGGACAAACTCGACGAATTCCTGCCATTTCTGTTTCTGTCGTGGATACAACCGGTGCAGGGGATGCTTTTGTCTCGGGAATCTTATATAACATCAATGCATCGAGAAAAACAATAACAACCTTAACCGTTGATGAAGTAGGAGAGTTTACAAAATTTGCAGCTGTATCAGGGGGGTTAGCTGCCTCAACAAAGGGAGCTATGACGGCACTTCCTACACTTCCTGAAGTAAGGAAAAGATTAGAAAACGAGGCCTAG
- a CDS encoding ribonuclease H family protein — MGKLFYAVKVGREPGIFRKQKQALNQVRDFSRGEWCRFPTFEQAEQYLRESVCNIDYDWLIRERNKKWYRKKVSFEELSFFDELALTQEYSNEEETIIAYTDGSAYKDYAAYGVVIVKDQQVIHQISGIKRIHNQKSMSLIAEILAVEASVQYAIEQQKKKIAIFHDLSTLGLAAYGQVHINTILYRDYQQFITEALQHIDIHFVKVKGHSENPYNNLADQLAKDLINKKKKK, encoded by the coding sequence ATGGGGAAATTATTCTACGCAGTAAAGGTGGGCCGGGAGCCTGGAATCTTTCGAAAACAAAAACAAGCCCTAAATCAGGTGCGTGATTTTTCTAGAGGAGAATGGTGCCGATTCCCTACGTTTGAGCAAGCTGAGCAATATCTTCGGGAGTCTGTATGCAACATCGACTATGATTGGTTAATTCGGGAACGTAATAAAAAGTGGTATCGGAAAAAGGTCTCCTTTGAAGAACTTTCCTTTTTTGATGAATTAGCCCTAACTCAAGAATACTCCAATGAAGAAGAAACGATCATAGCCTATACGGACGGTTCAGCTTATAAAGATTACGCTGCCTATGGCGTTGTAATCGTAAAAGATCAACAAGTCATACACCAAATATCAGGAATCAAACGAATACACAACCAGAAGTCCATGTCCTTAATTGCTGAAATCCTAGCTGTTGAAGCATCAGTTCAATATGCTATTGAACAACAAAAGAAAAAGATCGCGATATTTCACGATCTCTCCACTTTAGGCCTCGCAGCTTATGGTCAAGTTCATATTAACACGATCCTTTACCGTGATTACCAACAATTTATCACTGAAGCCCTACAACATATTGATATTCACTTTGTAAAAGTTAAAGGGCATAGTGAGAATCCATATAATAATTTAGCCGACCAATTAGCTAAAGATTTAATCAATAAGAAGAAAAAGAAATGA
- a CDS encoding sporulation protein YjcZ codes for MSAVVGGLGQSIGFILVLYILLVIISRPGFIY; via the coding sequence ATGAGTGCAGTTGTAGGAGGATTAGGACAGTCAATTGGGTTTATCTTGGTGCTTTACATTTTATTGGTGATTATCTCCCGACCAGGGTTCATTTATTAA
- a CDS encoding stage VI sporulation protein F yields the protein MDINTIIKLVQSVPPDKLTDEKTLRKVLKAAGKESGQKFSDEELNRLVKNFKKIASGGMGSALGMISMLMKSGVSQKQINNIKKKMN from the coding sequence ATGGATATTAATACGATTATTAAGCTCGTGCAAAGTGTCCCACCTGATAAGCTAACGGATGAAAAAACCTTGAGGAAGGTTTTGAAAGCAGCGGGAAAGGAATCTGGACAGAAATTTAGTGACGAAGAATTAAATCGTCTCGTCAAAAATTTTAAAAAGATTGCATCAGGAGGAATGGGTTCAGCCTTAGGGATGATCTCCATGTTAATGAAATCAGGTGTTAGTCAAAAGCAGATCAATAATATTAAAAAGAAGATGAATTAA
- a CDS encoding enoyl-ACP reductase, translating into MNKLLQGKKGLVLGVANEHSIAWHIAKKCWEEGAELASTYQNEKTLRFVQPLFESIGSKFYHEMDVTREDSVQVVMGKLREHFEGELDFIVHSVAGGPKKGELEGRFIQTSRQGFMDSMLISVFSLNVVLKETLDMLRNRDAAVMTVSYMGGERVVTNYNIMGVAKAALESNVRYLAADLGREGIRVNCLSPGTIKTRAASGIGAFNQLIEHTAAHSPLRRNATVDEVAKASLLLLSDWGSGITGETIYVDAGFHITGVDLPIEEEKDRG; encoded by the coding sequence ATGAATAAGTTATTGCAAGGGAAGAAGGGTCTTGTTCTCGGAGTTGCGAATGAGCACAGCATTGCTTGGCATATCGCCAAAAAGTGTTGGGAAGAAGGGGCGGAATTGGCTTCTACCTATCAGAATGAGAAGACGCTTCGCTTTGTACAGCCCTTGTTTGAGTCTATCGGATCCAAGTTCTATCATGAGATGGATGTTACAAGAGAAGATAGTGTTCAGGTGGTTATGGGGAAACTTCGAGAGCATTTTGAGGGGGAGCTGGATTTTATCGTCCACTCTGTAGCAGGAGGGCCCAAAAAAGGGGAACTTGAAGGACGCTTTATTCAAACATCGAGGCAAGGATTTATGGATTCTATGCTGATCTCGGTCTTCTCCTTAAATGTGGTCTTGAAAGAAACTCTAGACATGTTGAGAAATCGAGATGCCGCGGTCATGACCGTTTCCTATATGGGAGGGGAGCGTGTTGTTACGAATTATAACATTATGGGCGTAGCAAAAGCGGCTTTAGAAAGCAATGTCCGCTATTTAGCCGCGGATCTTGGTCGGGAAGGTATTCGAGTGAATTGTTTATCACCTGGAACGATTAAAACAAGGGCCGCAAGTGGAATTGGAGCATTCAATCAACTCATAGAGCATACCGCTGCTCACTCTCCATTAAGAAGAAATGCAACGGTCGATGAAGTGGCGAAAGCATCCCTATTGCTACTGAGTGATTGGGGCTCAGGAATTACGGGTGAGACGATCTATGTAGATGCTGGTTTTCACATTACAGGAGTCGATCTACCTATAGAGGAAGAGAAGGACAGGGGATAA
- a CDS encoding RluA family pseudouridine synthase — MEMKRKGEWLEINIPAEWKDSTIEDVLLQKWQAPKGLLHQWRMDKGVRVNGETVRWSHPLQAGQRLQVHLFKEEDYGVVPEYLPLEPLYEDDHLLVINKPVDMDTHPNQEHQGGTLANAVAYHWQVQGLSTKVRHIHRLDRDTTGGVIFAKHALSGAMLDRMLSARVIKRTYVAFAHGLLKQQKGKIDQPIGRDRHHPTRRRVSERGDQAITHFRLIELFRDHHLSLVELQLETGRTHQIRVHMSHIGHPLVGDHLYGGKVHLFPRQALHAGRIELLHPLTGQNLNITVPWPNDLLDLLNKVKTYTNK; from the coding sequence ATGGAAATGAAGAGAAAAGGAGAATGGCTGGAGATCAACATCCCGGCAGAATGGAAAGACTCCACCATCGAAGATGTCCTTCTGCAAAAGTGGCAAGCACCAAAAGGACTACTCCACCAATGGAGGATGGACAAAGGGGTTAGGGTAAATGGGGAGACTGTCCGTTGGAGCCATCCCCTCCAAGCAGGTCAACGGCTTCAGGTACACTTGTTCAAGGAAGAAGATTACGGGGTGGTACCGGAGTATCTTCCCCTAGAGCCTTTATATGAGGATGATCATCTCCTCGTCATAAACAAGCCGGTAGACATGGACACCCATCCAAACCAAGAACATCAGGGGGGGACCTTAGCCAATGCGGTAGCTTATCATTGGCAAGTGCAAGGTCTAAGCACGAAGGTACGGCATATTCATCGCCTAGACCGTGATACGACGGGGGGTGTCATCTTTGCCAAACACGCCTTGTCTGGTGCCATGCTTGATCGCATGCTGAGCGCCCGAGTGATCAAACGAACTTATGTTGCCTTTGCGCATGGTCTTTTAAAACAGCAAAAAGGTAAGATCGACCAACCGATCGGTCGTGACCGTCACCACCCCACCCGACGTCGTGTTTCAGAACGTGGAGATCAAGCGATTACTCATTTCCGATTGATAGAGCTTTTTCGAGACCATCATCTCTCTCTCGTAGAACTACAGTTAGAGACAGGTCGCACACATCAAATCAGAGTCCACATGAGTCACATTGGTCATCCTTTGGTTGGTGATCACCTTTATGGCGGCAAGGTTCATTTATTCCCCAGACAAGCCCTTCATGCAGGACGTATAGAACTCCTACACCCGCTTACTGGGCAGAACTTAAATATTACGGTTCCTTGGCCTAATGATTTGCTTGATCTTCTAAATAAAGTAAAAACCTACACAAACAAATAA
- a CDS encoding rhodanese-like domain-containing protein — translation MQDKGWKDLTPQEVEQLLKERKDIQFIDVRELEEYEAGHIEGVTLIPLSQFDIRKSEIDPEKETVFICRSGNRSGKVCEYLSTMGYRNMYNMVGGMLNWTGEVKIGK, via the coding sequence ATGCAAGATAAAGGTTGGAAGGATCTAACTCCACAAGAGGTGGAACAGTTACTTAAGGAACGAAAGGATATTCAGTTTATTGATGTACGTGAGCTTGAAGAGTATGAGGCTGGACATATCGAAGGGGTCACCTTAATTCCTCTAAGCCAGTTCGATATAAGAAAAAGTGAAATAGACCCTGAGAAGGAAACCGTCTTTATCTGCCGCAGCGGGAATCGAAGCGGAAAAGTTTGCGAATATCTTTCTACCATGGGCTATCGGAACATGTACAATATGGTCGGTGGAATGTTAAATTGGACGGGCGAGGTTAAAATAGGTAAATAA
- a CDS encoding GGDEF domain-containing protein encodes MGYSGRILGLLLSLLLTISMNGYLYWRIERVDSLALLLLPVFMVIGWGLGRKYDEVKFLSEKDVLTEIYNRRFIHDVLPKLMAMVVRRKETLSLAVVDVDNFKLINDSYGHEVGDQVLQRLSHILTSQVRTSDIVARWGGDEFLIIAPFTDREGTEAFLDRIREDVHRLAQDMELMITISIGTSVFPEDGRELRELIRVADQKMYEQKGHMNKE; translated from the coding sequence ATGGGATATTCGGGGAGAATACTCGGTCTTCTTTTATCTTTGCTGTTAACAATCTCAATGAATGGGTACCTCTATTGGCGAATAGAGAGAGTAGACTCGTTGGCGCTTCTGCTCCTTCCGGTTTTTATGGTTATTGGGTGGGGATTAGGGAGAAAATATGATGAAGTAAAATTTTTGTCTGAGAAGGATGTCTTAACGGAAATTTACAATAGAAGGTTTATCCATGATGTACTCCCTAAATTAATGGCTATGGTCGTGCGAAGGAAGGAAACTCTGAGTCTTGCGGTTGTAGACGTAGATAATTTTAAGCTCATTAATGATAGCTATGGTCACGAAGTGGGAGATCAAGTATTGCAGAGGTTATCCCACATTCTAACTTCTCAAGTGCGTACAAGTGACATCGTGGCTCGTTGGGGTGGCGATGAGTTCTTAATTATTGCTCCTTTTACAGATCGTGAAGGGACGGAGGCTTTTCTTGATCGAATAAGAGAGGATGTACATAGGCTGGCTCAAGATATGGAGTTGATGATCACAATCTCTATAGGGACATCTGTCTTCCCCGAGGATGGAAGGGAGCTGCGGGAGCTTATTCGTGTAGCAGATCAGAAGATGTACGAGCAGAAGGGTCATATGAACAAGGAATAG
- a CDS encoding HesB/YadR/YfhF family protein encodes MKITVTDRAMEWFKDEMNAGPGDYIRFYTRYGGCSTVQAGYSLGVVKEAPNRPVEKVVQKGITFYIEESDLWYFDDLNLKVDSNVDGELIFIHD; translated from the coding sequence GTGAAAATAACCGTAACAGATCGAGCGATGGAATGGTTCAAAGATGAAATGAATGCAGGACCTGGCGATTATATTCGCTTCTATACTCGTTACGGAGGGTGTAGTACAGTCCAAGCGGGATACTCCTTAGGAGTTGTGAAGGAAGCTCCGAATCGACCTGTAGAAAAGGTAGTGCAGAAGGGGATAACCTTTTACATAGAGGAAAGTGATCTGTGGTATTTTGATGATCTCAATCTAAAAGTAGATTCTAATGTGGATGGAGAGTTAATCTTTATTCACGATTAA
- a CDS encoding DUF192 domain-containing protein — MKIIHVYRHRRFFRTMELALTKEELMRGVLGRTTAGKGLFLMGATAIHTFQMRFPIDVVYLNEKGLVIGLEERLEPNRQGLILEGTRHVVEFNPGTIRTHRIIIGEPWYWKVAVEE; from the coding sequence GTGAAAATCATACATGTTTATCGCCACAGGCGCTTCTTCCGTACGATGGAGCTAGCCCTAACGAAGGAAGAATTAATGAGGGGAGTATTGGGAAGAACGACCGCTGGAAAGGGATTGTTTCTCATGGGTGCTACGGCGATCCATACCTTCCAGATGAGGTTCCCTATCGATGTCGTTTACTTGAATGAAAAAGGGTTGGTTATCGGATTAGAAGAAAGGCTGGAGCCTAACCGACAGGGACTGATTCTAGAAGGGACCAGACATGTTGTTGAGTTTAATCCGGGAACGATTAGAACTCATCGCATTATAATTGGGGAACCATGGTATTGGAAAGTGGCAGTAGAAGAATAG
- a CDS encoding M48 family metallopeptidase, which produces MLQLPFRYALSAAYAKLIIEDVILAAQGLASAGWYNLLVFADPVYRWVRQVRSQQLHQWQSREVAEYVQKELGPDDDAERIVKEVCVDFKLGEVRIIMWNRMNAGYVFRRIYLPLHWRDFLNEEELKAIIGHELGHQKMGTDSMVPLRLVNRMGDELLFTMLPVHTTGYFLVLMSIISENISYLKLLSLTFLYRLVHYIIENYFARKDEYTADQYGAKAVNPETMKKALAKIDLRARGEILQHLPYLPHIKQYYYQWLLKKDKGTLREALLDHPFLGKRLEALSSKQG; this is translated from the coding sequence ATGTTGCAATTGCCATTCCGGTATGCCCTATCAGCTGCCTATGCCAAACTCATCATTGAGGACGTCATATTGGCTGCGCAGGGTTTGGCTTCTGCGGGTTGGTATAACCTGCTGGTATTCGCAGACCCTGTCTACCGCTGGGTTCGCCAAGTGCGAAGTCAACAGCTCCATCAATGGCAATCGAGAGAGGTCGCTGAATATGTACAAAAAGAGCTAGGTCCAGATGATGATGCCGAACGGATCGTTAAAGAGGTGTGTGTTGATTTTAAGCTTGGAGAAGTTAGAATTATTATGTGGAATCGAATGAATGCGGGTTATGTGTTTCGAAGAATTTATCTGCCTTTGCATTGGCGGGACTTCTTGAATGAGGAGGAGCTAAAAGCGATTATCGGGCACGAATTGGGCCATCAAAAAATGGGGACAGATAGTATGGTTCCCTTGCGTTTAGTAAACAGGATGGGGGATGAGCTCCTTTTTACCATGTTGCCAGTTCATACGACAGGTTATTTCCTCGTACTGATGTCTATTATATCAGAAAATATCTCCTACCTGAAACTGCTCTCCCTTACCTTCCTTTATCGTCTCGTCCACTATATCATCGAAAATTACTTCGCTCGAAAAGATGAATATACCGCAGATCAGTATGGAGCAAAAGCGGTCAATCCTGAGACAATGAAAAAGGCCTTAGCCAAGATTGATCTCAGGGCAAGAGGAGAAATTTTACAGCACTTGCCTTATCTCCCCCACATTAAGCAGTATTATTATCAATGGTTATTAAAAAAAGACAAAGGAACTCTGCGAGAAGCCTTACTCGATCATCCCTTTCTGGGCAAGAGGTTAGAGGCTCTAAGTTCAAAACAGGGTTAA
- a CDS encoding ABC-F family ATP-binding cassette domain-containing protein, whose amino-acid sequence MNILSMESISKSFGIKPLLEDVTFGIEAGQKIGIIGVNGTGKSTFLKIIAGLVPPDQGRIAVGNQVKVQYLPQEPWFEEDMTVLDYVFAGDSPIMKLVHQYELVLEELNEQPGNERLQKRLHDLIPQMDAQDAWELETHAKSILTRLGIRAFSHRLLGLSGGQKKRVAMARALIHPADLLILDEPTNHIDHETVEWLEDYLAKYRGALLLITHDRYFLDRVVNQIVELDQGQLYRYLGNYSQFLDQKAARLEQLAASEAKRQNILRREIAWLRRGAKARTTKQKARIDRIHELKQAGYEEQSDRIDLGALSSSRLGKKVIELEGVTKQLDGRKLIDDFSYIVLPTDRLGIIGKNGTGKSTLLNMLAGRLMPDQGQIERGETVKLSYYDQESMNLDPSMKVIDYIKEGAEVIYGADGSVLSASQMLERFLFPPSIQWTTISRLSGGEKRRLYLLRILMEQPNVLLLDEPTNDLDIQTLTILEDYLDVFPGAVIIVSHDRFFLDRTVDHLFYFGDGGKLYPFFGNYTEYLEKKKAEDAVQKQEKKEVKQEIVQGVVSPKPKKMSFKEQKEFEQIEERIALLEEKSAELLALINESGGDYQQLSALSEEQEKVAQELDKALERWTELSELAEGN is encoded by the coding sequence ATGAATATACTATCGATGGAATCTATTTCTAAATCATTTGGTATTAAACCGTTATTAGAAGATGTCACCTTTGGCATTGAGGCGGGTCAGAAAATCGGCATCATTGGAGTCAACGGGACAGGTAAGTCTACGTTCCTAAAAATTATCGCTGGTCTAGTTCCTCCTGATCAAGGAAGAATAGCTGTGGGCAATCAAGTGAAAGTGCAATATTTACCCCAAGAACCATGGTTTGAGGAGGATATGACCGTCTTAGACTATGTTTTTGCTGGGGATAGTCCTATTATGAAGCTTGTTCATCAATATGAACTCGTCTTAGAGGAACTGAATGAGCAACCAGGGAATGAACGATTACAGAAGCGTCTACATGATTTAATCCCTCAGATGGATGCGCAGGACGCATGGGAGTTAGAGACCCATGCCAAGTCAATTTTAACTCGTCTTGGAATCCGTGCCTTTTCCCATCGTCTCTTAGGGCTTTCTGGAGGGCAAAAGAAACGCGTGGCGATGGCGAGAGCATTAATCCATCCTGCAGATCTGCTCATTCTTGATGAGCCCACTAACCATATTGACCACGAAACCGTGGAATGGCTGGAGGATTATCTGGCTAAGTATAGAGGGGCTCTACTCTTAATTACGCATGACCGGTACTTCCTAGATCGGGTGGTTAATCAGATAGTTGAGCTGGATCAGGGTCAATTATACCGATACCTCGGGAATTATAGTCAGTTCTTAGATCAAAAAGCAGCAAGATTAGAACAGTTAGCGGCCTCAGAGGCTAAGCGTCAAAATATCCTTAGAAGAGAGATCGCCTGGCTTCGCAGAGGGGCAAAGGCGCGAACAACAAAACAAAAAGCCCGCATTGACCGTATTCACGAACTGAAGCAAGCTGGATATGAGGAGCAGTCGGATCGAATTGATCTAGGAGCCTTAAGCTCTAGCAGGTTAGGAAAAAAGGTAATCGAGCTAGAGGGAGTAACCAAGCAATTGGATGGGCGAAAACTCATTGACGATTTTAGCTATATCGTTCTGCCAACGGATCGACTAGGGATTATAGGGAAAAATGGGACGGGGAAATCCACCCTACTAAATATGCTCGCAGGTAGACTAATGCCAGATCAGGGTCAAATCGAACGTGGGGAAACCGTGAAGTTGTCCTACTATGATCAAGAGAGTATGAACTTAGACCCCTCCATGAAGGTCATTGACTATATCAAAGAAGGCGCTGAAGTGATCTACGGTGCAGATGGATCTGTTTTATCCGCATCGCAAATGTTGGAGAGATTTCTTTTCCCTCCTTCCATTCAATGGACAACGATCTCAAGACTTTCTGGGGGAGAGAAGCGACGATTATATCTGCTTCGCATTCTGATGGAACAACCTAACGTTCTTCTTCTGGATGAGCCGACAAACGATCTTGATATTCAGACTTTGACCATTCTAGAAGATTATTTAGACGTATTTCCGGGTGCAGTTATCATTGTGTCGCATGACCGTTTTTTCTTGGATCGGACGGTGGATCATCTGTTTTACTTCGGCGACGGGGGAAAGCTTTATCCGTTCTTCGGCAATTATACGGAATATCTGGAGAAGAAAAAAGCGGAAGATGCTGTGCAAAAGCAAGAGAAAAAAGAAGTTAAGCAAGAGATCGTTCAGGGTGTAGTTAGCCCGAAACCAAAGAAAATGTCATTTAAAGAACAAAAAGAGTTTGAACAGATCGAAGAGAGAATAGCTCTCTTAGAGGAGAAAAGTGCAGAGTTGCTTGCTTTAATTAACGAATCCGGTGGGGATTATCAGCAGTTATCAGCACTGTCGGAGGAACAAGAAAAGGTAGCACAGGAATTAGATAAAGCTCTTGAGAGATGGACAGAGCTATCTGAGTTGGCGGAAGGAAATTAG
- a CDS encoding ACT domain-containing protein produces MPMTDFSGLQQLTSLIRNIEAQMEGAKLMILTHEHREEIARHMVEGLVGPSREHKVRIETSSGEYMNQLAILEIGGNKYTFSKDHQGMFISEINYYTCRITPNSHGILVYHQDYPGVIHDVSRVLAENKINISSMNVSREQKGKSALLVSLTDEEIPQSLLSRLQQLPQVQQVLSLQ; encoded by the coding sequence ATGCCCATGACCGATTTTTCTGGACTACAACAATTAACAAGTTTGATTAGAAACATTGAAGCTCAAATGGAAGGCGCTAAGCTCATGATTCTGACTCATGAACATCGGGAAGAGATCGCGAGGCATATGGTAGAAGGCTTAGTGGGACCTTCAAGGGAGCATAAGGTTCGCATTGAAACGAGTTCTGGGGAATACATGAATCAACTGGCAATCTTAGAAATTGGGGGCAATAAATATACCTTTTCTAAGGATCATCAGGGAATGTTTATCAGTGAAATTAATTATTACACCTGCCGAATTACTCCAAATTCCCATGGTATTCTTGTCTATCATCAGGATTACCCGGGTGTGATCCATGATGTTTCCAGAGTATTGGCTGAGAATAAGATTAACATCTCTAGTATGAATGTTTCACGTGAGCAGAAAGGGAAATCAGCATTGCTTGTGTCACTTACGGATGAAGAGATCCCGCAGTCTCTTCTATCTAGGCTGCAACAGTTGCCTCAGGTACAACAGGTACTATCACTTCAGTGA
- a CDS encoding MaoC family dehydratase yields the protein MFTIGQTFSYDELVRDEIIHEFARLSGDYNRLHTDQEYASRTIFKQPIAHGMLSASYLSALLGTKIVDTSTHYVVYLEQSLKFVRPLKVNDEIHIRAVITEWEPDTSTLRLQTTISNQYDKKVVEGDAVIKVLPLV from the coding sequence ATGTTTACTATTGGCCAAACATTTAGCTATGATGAATTGGTAAGAGATGAAATTATACATGAATTTGCTAGGTTATCTGGTGATTATAATCGGCTCCATACGGATCAAGAGTATGCCAGCCGAACGATCTTTAAGCAGCCGATAGCGCACGGCATGTTGAGTGCAAGTTATTTATCTGCTCTTCTAGGAACAAAGATTGTGGATACCAGTACGCATTATGTTGTTTATCTAGAGCAGAGTTTAAAATTTGTACGACCGTTAAAAGTCAATGATGAAATTCATATTAGGGCAGTCATAACAGAATGGGAACCAGACACCTCTACCTTAAGATTACAAACTACGATCTCTAATCAATATGATAAGAAAGTAGTAGAAGGTGATGCGGTCATTAAAGTTCTTCCTTTGGTGTGA
- a CDS encoding co-chaperone YbbN — protein sequence MVEIISLEQWQEQIGKDQVTVAKFYTDWCPDCHRIDPFMPEVEEAYQGKIEFISINRDKFEELGKELDVFGIPSFIAFRNGRELIRFVSRQGKSRQEIEQFLDRVLQVSQAL from the coding sequence ATGGTTGAAATTATAAGTCTTGAACAATGGCAGGAGCAAATTGGTAAAGATCAGGTGACGGTGGCCAAGTTTTACACAGATTGGTGTCCGGATTGCCATCGAATTGATCCCTTCATGCCGGAAGTAGAAGAAGCGTATCAGGGTAAAATTGAATTTATCTCAATAAATCGAGATAAATTCGAAGAGTTAGGAAAGGAATTAGATGTTTTTGGAATTCCTAGCTTTATTGCCTTCCGAAATGGGAGAGAACTCATTCGATTTGTTAGCCGACAAGGCAAGAGTCGTCAAGAGATTGAACAATTTTTGGACCGTGTGTTGCAGGTGAGTCAGGCCTTATAA